In Streptomyces sp. NBC_01381, a genomic segment contains:
- a CDS encoding glycosyltransferase family 2 protein, which translates to MTHSEPITADKAELERELARISDGNVVRISAGGPVFGLPFPVRTVRPTTFVPALPRRDRALLTAIAMGWALSFLYFWIWWLRPEHRVGWAGLIVNSVLLLYLTGLPCYFFVTALRIRRVNPDLPVPAARVAFAVTRAPSEPWPTARRTLEAMLAQDFPHPYDVWLCDEDPTEEITAWCRTHRVRMSCRRGVTPYHRPDWPRRTRCKEGNLAYFYDHWGYQRYDVVAQLDCDHVPAATYLAEMVRPFDDPAIGYVAAPSMCDANGPESWAARGRVHREAVWHGAVQLGHSDGLAPMCIGSHYAVRTRALRDIGGLGPELAEDFSTTYLLNSAGWQGAFAIDAEAHGDGPLTFGDMITQEYQWSRSLTTMLLGLLPHHLRRLPFLLRLRFAYALAYYPLLGLMITAGLTLPPIAIITGLPWMNVNYFDFLVHFWTMPVWLLLTLLLMRRCGMLRPRAAPLVSWETWLFALARWPFVILGLFGAVGQKLRSRPLTFKVTPKDTGGPRPLPVRLTLPFAVLAAGLATIALVGELTSPSAGYVFLCLLAATTYAVVAIAVPLLHVREAARAAGLRFTHALPAAGLPLTLGLLAALPVATAITFYPAYAVAVLGW; encoded by the coding sequence ATGACGCACAGCGAGCCGATCACGGCAGACAAGGCCGAGCTGGAGCGTGAGCTCGCCCGGATCTCGGACGGCAATGTCGTCCGGATCAGTGCCGGCGGCCCCGTCTTCGGACTGCCGTTCCCTGTGCGCACCGTCCGGCCGACGACCTTCGTGCCCGCGCTCCCCCGCCGCGACCGGGCCCTCCTCACGGCGATCGCCATGGGCTGGGCGCTGAGCTTCCTCTATTTCTGGATCTGGTGGCTGCGCCCCGAGCACCGCGTCGGCTGGGCGGGACTGATCGTCAACAGCGTCCTGCTGCTCTACCTCACCGGTCTGCCCTGCTACTTCTTCGTCACCGCGCTCCGGATTCGCCGGGTCAACCCGGATCTGCCGGTCCCCGCGGCACGGGTCGCCTTCGCCGTCACCCGCGCCCCCTCGGAGCCGTGGCCCACCGCCCGGCGGACGCTCGAAGCGATGCTGGCCCAGGACTTTCCGCACCCCTACGACGTATGGCTGTGCGACGAGGACCCGACCGAGGAGATCACCGCGTGGTGCCGCACGCACCGGGTGCGGATGTCCTGCCGCCGCGGCGTGACCCCCTACCACCGGCCCGACTGGCCGCGCCGCACCCGCTGCAAGGAAGGCAACCTCGCCTACTTCTACGACCATTGGGGCTATCAGCGGTACGACGTGGTCGCGCAGCTCGACTGCGACCATGTGCCCGCCGCGACCTACCTCGCCGAAATGGTCCGCCCCTTCGACGACCCTGCCATCGGCTATGTCGCCGCGCCCAGCATGTGCGACGCCAATGGCCCGGAATCCTGGGCGGCCCGGGGCCGGGTGCACCGCGAGGCCGTCTGGCACGGCGCGGTGCAGCTGGGCCACAGCGACGGCCTCGCACCGATGTGCATCGGCTCCCACTACGCCGTACGCACCCGGGCGCTGCGGGACATCGGAGGGCTCGGTCCGGAACTCGCCGAGGACTTCTCCACCACGTATCTGCTCAACTCGGCGGGCTGGCAAGGGGCGTTCGCCATCGACGCCGAGGCGCACGGGGACGGTCCGCTCACCTTCGGCGACATGATCACGCAGGAGTACCAGTGGTCACGGAGCCTCACCACGATGCTTCTGGGCCTGCTGCCGCACCATCTGCGCCGGCTGCCCTTCCTGCTGCGCCTGCGCTTCGCCTACGCCCTCGCGTACTACCCGCTGCTCGGCCTGATGATCACCGCGGGCCTCACGCTCCCGCCGATCGCCATCATCACCGGCCTTCCATGGATGAACGTCAACTACTTCGACTTCCTGGTCCACTTCTGGACCATGCCCGTGTGGCTGCTCCTGACCCTGCTCCTGATGCGCCGCTGCGGGATGCTGCGACCGCGTGCCGCACCCCTGGTCAGCTGGGAGACCTGGCTGTTCGCCCTTGCCCGCTGGCCGTTCGTCATCCTCGGTCTGTTCGGCGCGGTCGGCCAGAAGCTGCGCTCGCGGCCGCTCACGTTCAAGGTCACGCCCAAGGACACCGGCGGCCCGCGGCCGCTGCCCGTCCGGCTGACCCTGCCCTTCGCCGTGCTCGCCGCGGGCCTCGCCACGATCGCCCTGGTCGGCGAGTTGACGAGCCCGTCGGCCGGCTATGTCTTCCTCTGCCTGCTCGCCGCCACGACGTACGCCGTCGTCGCCATCGCCGTTCCCCTGCTGCACGTCCGCGAGGCGGCACGGGCGGCCGGCCTCCGCTTCACCCACGCGCTGCCCGCGGCGGGCCTCCCGCTGACCCTCGGCCTCCTGGCGGCACTGCCGGTCGCCACCGCCATCACCTTCTACCCGGCGTACGCCGTCGCCGTCCTGGGCTGGTGA
- a CDS encoding MerR family transcriptional regulator codes for MRIGELSERTGTPRRLLRYYEEQGLIMAERAANGYREYDERFVDRILQIRGLLDAGLPTRIIKQILPCLDKPRTIYFPDATPEMIATLEHQRDRMTERVNCLSRNRDAIAEYLDAVRNGTS; via the coding sequence ATGCGGATCGGAGAGCTGTCGGAGCGCACCGGCACACCCCGGCGACTGCTGCGCTACTACGAGGAGCAGGGCCTGATCATGGCCGAGCGCGCGGCGAACGGCTACCGCGAGTACGACGAACGCTTCGTGGACCGGATCCTGCAGATCCGCGGGCTGCTCGACGCGGGCCTTCCCACCCGCATCATCAAACAGATCCTCCCCTGCCTGGACAAGCCCCGCACGATCTACTTCCCGGACGCGACACCGGAGATGATCGCCACCCTGGAGCACCAGCGGGACCGCATGACCGAGCGCGTGAACTGCCTGAGCCGCAACAGGGACGCCATCGCGGAGTACCTCGACGCCGTACGCAACGGCACCTCATGA
- a CDS encoding TetR/AcrR family transcriptional regulator: MPKGREAGSGAPQGRRASDRGRYGRLSRERVLATAVEVVDRDGLSGLSMRKLGAELGVEAMALYRYAPSKSDLLDGLVEAFCLELEADLADQAGQAGQADQAERPPGPGWQRELHRIALATYGVALRHPNVVPLLATRLLSTPLARRPTAVLRSDERVLALLRDAGLSDRRTVQLHRAFTAWLLGYLLVELRAMDDEPGEPDPAFRLGLHRMPAQEFPQLRAIALALDDRGGPGQLAAGLDVLLGS, translated from the coding sequence ATGCCGAAAGGGAGAGAAGCGGGGTCGGGGGCGCCCCAGGGGCGGCGCGCGAGCGACCGCGGACGATATGGGCGGCTGAGCCGCGAGCGGGTGCTCGCCACGGCCGTGGAGGTCGTCGACCGCGACGGACTCTCCGGCCTCAGCATGCGCAAGCTCGGCGCGGAACTGGGCGTGGAGGCGATGGCCCTCTACCGCTACGCACCCAGCAAGAGCGACCTTTTGGACGGCCTGGTCGAGGCGTTCTGCCTGGAACTGGAGGCGGACCTGGCGGACCAGGCGGGTCAGGCGGGTCAGGCGGACCAGGCCGAGCGGCCCCCGGGCCCGGGCTGGCAGCGGGAGCTGCACCGCATCGCGCTCGCCACCTACGGCGTGGCCCTGCGCCACCCGAACGTGGTCCCGCTCCTGGCCACCCGCCTGCTGTCCACCCCGCTGGCCCGGCGGCCCACGGCCGTGCTGCGCAGCGACGAGCGGGTCCTGGCCCTGCTGCGGGACGCGGGGCTCAGCGACCGCCGCACCGTCCAGCTGCACCGGGCGTTCACCGCGTGGCTGCTCGGCTATCTCCTCGTGGAGCTGCGGGCCATGGACGACGAGCCGGGCGAGCCGGACCCCGCCTTCCGCCTCGGTCTGCACCGCATGCCCGCGCAGGAGTTCCCGCAGCTGCGGGCCATCGCCCTGGCCCTGGACGACCGGGGCGGGCCCGGTCAACTGGCCGCGGGGCTCGACGTGTTGCTCGGATCATGA